A DNA window from Ranitomeya imitator isolate aRanImi1 chromosome 2, aRanImi1.pri, whole genome shotgun sequence contains the following coding sequences:
- the NDOR1 gene encoding NADPH-dependent diflavin oxidoreductase 1 produces MEGIAQISQTADRNLLILYGSQMGTAEDMAERVGREARHRHFTCRVDSIDSYNIVNLVHEQLVIFVCATTGQGDPPDNMKNFWRFIFRRNLPHNSLCQMDYTVLGLGDSSYSKFNFIAKKLHKRLLQLGANPLQSPALGDDQHDLGPDAAVDPWLNDLWEKVLSLYPLPPGVSVISDLIMLPPKFSLCFLDKEATTLDAAQREGSADPPTEMQPYHALLVTNQRVTAQEHFQDVRLIEFDVAQSGIHFAPGDVVMIQPQNSPEDVQEFCSLLRLDPDSTFLLRPHDPDTPAPPHLPQPCSVRHLVERYLDIRSVPRRSFFQLLSYFSPDEQEREKLQEFSSAAGQEELYTYCNRPRRTTLEVLIDFPHTTSSIPADYLLDLIPRIRPRAFSVASAMQANPKKLQILMAVVQYKTRLHEVRRGLCSSWLASISPEDGKQVPLWVKKGNLKFPSDPDTPLVMVGPGTGVAPFHSVVQERAALGKSGNILFFGCRGKNKDFYYEEEWMDLEMRGLLKLFTAFSRDQEDKIYVQHRIQENGVYLWGLISNRQAFIYIAGNAKSMPTQVTDALKSVFQSEGQMSALEAEQYMVMLEKCGRFQSETWS; encoded by the exons ATTTCCCAGACGGCTGACAGGAATTTGCTGATTCTCTATGGGAGTCAGATGGGGACAGCGGAGGACATGGCGGAGAGAGTCGGGAGAGAGGCTCGGCACAGACACTTCACCTGCCGGGTGGACTCCATAGACAGCTACAATATT GTGAATCTCGTCCATGAGCAGCTGGTGATATTTGTCTGTGCTACTACGGGACAAGGAGACCCCCCAGATAACATGAAG AACTTTTGGAGATTCATCTTCCGCAGGAACCTGCCCCATAATTCCTTGTGTCAGATGGATTACACCGTTCTAGGTTTGGGAGATTCCTCTTATTCAAA GTTTAACTTCATTGCCAAAAAGCTACACAAGCGCCTGCTGCAGCTCGGAGCAAATCCTCTCCAGTCGCCGGCCCTGGGGGACGACCAGCATGATCTGGG CCCCGATGCCGCGGTGGACCCCTGGTTGAACGACCTGTGGGAGAAGGTCCTGTCCTTGTATCCTCTCCCTCCCGGTGTCAGTGTCATCAGTGATCTCATCAT GTTGCCCCCAAAGTTTTCCCTCTGCTTCCTGGATAAAGAGGCAACTACATTGGATGCTGCACAGAGAGAAGGCAGCGCGGACCCCCCGACAGAGATGCAGCCGTACCACGCTCTTCTTGTTACCAACCAACGTGTGACCGCGCAGGAGCATTTCCAAGATGTGCGGCTTATTGAGTTTGACGTCGCTCAATCCGGCATTCA CTTTGCTCCTGGTGATGTTGTGATGATTCAGCCTCAGAATTCCCCTGAGGACGTTCAGGAGTTCTGTTCACTTCTCCGTCTGGACCCGGACAGCACGTTCCTCCTGCGGCCCCATGATCCAG ACACCCCGGCCCCTCCACACCTTCCTCAGCCTTGCTCCGTGCGGCACCTGGTGGAGAGGTACCTGGATATCCGCTCTGTTCCACGCCGCTCCTTCTTCCAGCTTCTCTCCTACTTCTCTCCAGATGAGCAggaaagagagaagctgcaggagTTTAGCTCAGCCGCCGGTCAGGAAGAACTGTATACATACTGCAACCGGCCTCGGCGGACCACCCTGGAG GTCCTCATTGATTTCCCTCACACGACTTCCAGCATCCCCGCAGATTATCTTCTGGATCTGATTCCTCGTATCCGACCCCGAGCATTCTCCGTTGCCTCTGCCATGCAG GCGAACCCCAAGAAGCTGCAGATCCTGATGGCCGTGGTGCAGTACAAAACAAGGCTGCACGAGGTCCGGCGAGGTCTGTGCTCCTCGTGGCTGGCGTCCATCAGTCCGGAGGACG GAAAACAGGTTCCATTATGGGTGAAAAAGGGGAATCTAAAGTTCCCCAGTGACCCAGACACCCCACTGGTTATGGTGGGACCAGGGACCGGAGTGGCTCCTTTCCATTCAGTCGTACAGGAGAGAGCAGCACTTGGTAAATCTG GGAATATTCTGTTTTTTGGCTGCAGAGGAAAAAACAAAGATTTCTATTATGAGGAAGAGTGGATGGATCTGGAGATGCGGGGGCTCCTCAAGTTATTCACAGCGTTCAGCAGGGATCAG GAGGATAAAATCTATGTCCAGCATCGGATACAGGAGAATGGGGTGTATCTGTGGGGGCTAATCAGTAATAGACAAGCCTTCATCTACATAGCCGG AAATGCAAAATCAATGCCAACCCAAGTGACCGATGCCTTGAAATCCGTCTTCCAATCTGAGGGTCAGATGTCCGCCCTGGAGGCCGAGCAGTACATGGTCATGCTGGAGAAATGTGGACGCTTCCAGAGCGAGACCTGGTCTTAG